The genome window TATCAGCAAGCGGGAATACAAAGCCGAGATCGAGCATGCCCTGACGAATGCACGCAAGGGACGCACGACGCAAGTTAGAAACGAAATCGAAGTACTCAATAAACACCGCTCCGAAACAGAAATCTTAGAGATCAACGAGATTATTCTTTGGATTCAATGCTAAAGGGAGCCTCTGACAGTGAAAGCGATGACGGCAGCTTTATATGCGAAGGTTGGGGACTTGTCCCTCCTAACGCTACCAGATAAGATCAAGTACAAATATACACTGTTGAAGATCACAAAGGGCGAGGTTCAATTTTGGGCTGACGAAGTTGGTGACGCCATCCCAATGAAGTGCCGTTCCCAAAGCAAggcggaggaagcggaggatGAGCAGCTACAGAGCGCAGGGGCAGTCTCCCCCGGCGAGATGGCCATGGTTAAACATTTCCTATCTACGGTCTGCCCACAGGAGACGTATCACAAATTAGAAATCGACCAATTTTACGAACAGAAAAAGCAGATTCGGCATAAAGAACAGATACACAAGGATGATCCCAACACTGAGGAGGCGAAGATGGCGCTCAGTTGCCTACGCCTTCTCGCGGAAGAGGTAGACCAACAAAGCGATCTTGTATCGTACGCGAGAAGCAATCTCGTAGAACACCTCTCCGCTGTCAACTTATCCCTGGTTCAGGTTGATTACAAGACCACTTTTGGGCCCTACCTTGTTAGTCTCTTCAGTATTGACTCTTCAATCGATACCCTGCTCAACAATAACGGCTTATCCGGCCCCTCACCCGATGAACGGCGAAGAGTCTGTCAACTATTGTTCAACGACGCCAGTATGGATATCATCCTTCAGTGGCTCAATGACGAAGCGGTAATTTTGAATGTCAACGATGAAGCTCGTGGGTGGATCACCGGTCCAGTTCGTACTGAAGGTCGCCGAGCCTTGCTGATGCCAGCTGCGATGCGAATGGCGAGGCATCTGGTGCACGAGCAACACTTTGTACCGTTCATAAAACATGCTTCTGAATTTCTTCCGGGCTTCCTCGATAAGGTTAGTTGCCTTTTCAGCTCTAGTTAGATTGACCACATCAAGCTTTGCTAACCACCCACTGAAGTTTGAGAATCCTAGCGAACAAGAAAAGCTCGAATCCATTAGCAGAATTGCAAGTGTAGAGAGGTGGTGAGAGAAAGTAGTCAAAGGGCCGAAGAACGCTTCCTGGCACACACAAATAGGCATTCTTTTAAGCAGTCATGGTCACAAAGAGTTGGCGGAAGCCCGAGCCCGACAAGCCTTGGCACTCAACGGAGCGGACTGACAAGCCTCTACCCTTCTGGCCGAAGTAGTCGGGGGCAGTCAAGGAATCGAGACTTTGAAGCCTGCCATAGAGCGCCTTGTGTCAAGCGGCGAATGGAAGCAAAGCGCTCTGGAGCGGGTGGGACTCGCTAAGATGCTGTTTAACACCGCAGAGCTCAGCTGGAAGGAAGGGCAAGCCGATATGGCTATCAGGTACTGGTCACGGGCGGTAGACACTGATCTCACTGATATTGTTCGCGTTATCCGGTGTTTAGAGTCGTACGCCCAGGGTAAGGGCTGAGTGGAACTTATTGCGATTCTGCGAAAGATAGACGAGAGATCAACGGAACTGCAGGGCTTGTCTGATTTGATAGCCGCAAGAAGGTTCCCCCATGATATGTTTTTGCAAGCGGCTCTTCATACCAGGGAGCTCGCATTTGCTGTCGGCGCCTACGAGCGATCCGTTCAGCTGCTTGAAGAGCGTGGAGGGCACGCTACATTAAGCCTTCTCCGATACCGCTTTGGGCGGACAATTAAGGCACAACAGGACGGCTCGTCCAGAGCGATCAAGTAGTGGCGTCAGGCCCTCGATGGCGCAGACCCATCTGACATGTCAACATTGATCAGTTGTATAGCGCCGAATTACGTGCAAAAAGCCATTGCGGCAGGCCCCAATCATGAAGCCGTCTCAGCCTATCTTGAAAGGATTGAAGCGCTTCTCCCCGAGGACGTACCTGAAGCCGAGGTCAGTCTCCCGCCTCGGGTATATATTGCACGGTACTACAAGAACCAAGGCAATCCGACCGAAGCGAAGCGGATCGCTTGAAACGTCGTGCAGCTAAGCCTTGAAATCCtctccgacgatgatgaaggaaacGACCTACCCGCATACAACCAGCTTCTGTCGATATTCATCGCTTCTGGTGATATCAAGAACACACTAGCAACGCGTGTCCCTTATAGCGTTACATTTTATGGAACAGAAAATCGCTTGCGATGGCGAATGTAACCGCGTCATGGATATAACCGAGGAAATACAATGGTGCCAGGATTGCATCCTTGTCCATTTGGATGAAGAGTGCCGCCGAAAACTTGAGCAAAATCGTCTCCCATACTCTACTTGTAATGCGTCACATAATTTACTTCGAATTCCGCGAATGGAAGAGTCCTTAGGTAACCTGCCGGAGGACAGTGTACCATTCGGAGATGACTGGATCTCATTTACGGACTGGTTGGGGCATATTGAATAGGATTATGTTAGCTTTGAATGAGCATACGCAGAAAGCAGGACCAAGAATAAAGTCAGGCAAGATAACAAAGCTTTTATCAGCATGAAAATAGAATCATAACTGAGCCAAATTCTAGTAAGGAAGTCTTCAGAACGGGACAACAGTTTAATGCTATCTGATACATCTAAAACttgtattatttaataatagtgtatttattaaatataataatataattcttattctcttttttaaattattatgtGGGGTTATAGgtattaagaaataataatatccatTTCTGAATttaattgatatatatttgccGGAGACTGTACTAGATTAAATTACAATtgatagtatatatctaatctTCGAATTTATTAAGTAGAGGGAACTTGATTTCTATTCTAAATCAAAATATATTGTGACGGCGAGTGAACGTCCCGTGGTCACGTGACTTCTGTTTTGTTGGTCTTGTTTGCTTGTATCGCTTTGCTCGCTTACCTTTGTATGATCGCACGTTCCcctctgagcttcttcctttccttcctcacGTTAGAAATTTCATTACATAGCACCGAATATGACTGTTTGAACGGCTTCCACAGTGGCAATTAACCAGTCTATAGAAAGCAGGTTCGCTAAGCCCAACCATGACTTCTTCTGGTAACCCGAGCTAATCCATCAATGGCTCTCGAATTGTTTCCCCTCTGAGACATTGTGGCCTTCTGAGCCTAACCCTCAAGACCTACTCAGTGATTCAGGGGAGATACAGTCGTTTTCGAATTCAGTTTGACCTCTCACTCTTTAGACTTGATTCCCGGAAAATAAACCCGTTATATGCTAACCCTGTTCGGGGTCACCGCTTGATTAATTGGGCAAAACTGTGGTGGTAATGGCTGTACCACATCCCAggacttattataataatactgtaATGATACATTGAATCCCATAGAATCGCTTGGTCGAACTGGTGATCTGGCAAGATTGCTCTGGCAAGATCGTCTGCTGCTTTCCGCCTTCCCACCAGTCCCATGTTGCCACCCACTTCCCCTCGTTCTCCAGAGTAGGTGGTGCTTTGCAGGTGTGGGTAGTGGAGGCAGGATGTTTAGAAATCAAGTGGGTGCAATGTGACATCATCAGCTGAATTGCTCTTGTTTTTTCAGGTGATGGGAGGACGAGCAGTCAATCTAATTGGTTTAGGGCACTTGCTCGGATATGCACAGTCATCACATCGGAGACCGTGGTGTCCAAGGAGTACTCCACATGTTTATCTCACTTACCATAACCATCGACTTGCAGGATATCCTGGACTCACCCCACTTGGATAGTCTGATGGCGAGCTGAATCTGGATTCGTGATCTCCACCAATCTCTCGAAGCAAACCCATTTTCATCTTCTCGCTTGAACAAATTTTCAACTGTAGATACAGGTACAGGACAAATACAAACCTCTTTCCTTCGCTTGCGGGAGAGAAAATGCGGTAATCTGAGGTTACATAGTCAAGCTAAATTCCTGCCCTCTCAAAATACAGCTCCAGTGGATTTTTCTTACCATCCGATCTACAAGAGTCCCATGCGTCGTGACTTAGTTTCCCACCATCTAAGAGAAGATCTTTTCCTAATGATTGTTAACGCTTAGATCATGTTGATCCTTTCCATGTTTCCGATGGTGTTTTTGGGTCTTCATTAATTTCCCTCTCTGACTCCCCAAGATTTAAGTCGCCGGATCTCGCTCGGTCGTGCGTTACGGGTGGTCAGTCACTGAGAAAAATTGAATCTTTCTTCGCACTTATAATCATAGTCAATAGATTCTTGCGATATCCTCCACCATGTCCGGCCAAAGCAAAGAGTACGCCGACATCATGGGCCGAGAAACCTCCTTCGggaccttcctcttcatcccccAATGGTTCTCTACCCTGCGACTAGGCTCAGTCGGCTACTTCGACCGCACAGGCGAATGGAACGAAATCACTAACCTGCTCGAGAAAGGGCAGGCCGAAAAGGACGGATTCAAGCCATTTAGCCACGACCTGAAACTGCGCGACGTCCGTGAGACCCATTGGCAGGCTGGATCCGCCGAGACCGAGACAGGCCGGAGTTCCCGCCTCACCACTGAAGCCAGCGGTGCTATAGCTGCTGCGCCCGTTGAGGCGTCCGTCCAGGTTAAAACGAACTCGTCGACGACGGGCAGTGCGGCGCTTATCACGTCGTCTGTGGTGCGGAACTATAGGTTTCAAGGGGACTTTAAAGGGCCAGTCAAGGATTGGGTGGAGAATAACGCCAAGGCACTTGTTGAAAGAAGAAGTGATATCGAGACGCAAGGACTGTGGGCAGTTATGGGAGCATGGGTGACGGACGAGTGCGCCATCAAGATGACAAGCGGGAAGAATCAGGAAATTGACGTGTCGTTCGACCTGGGCGCTACGGGGATTGGGAAGCTGGGTGCGGGCGCCGGGGCCTTTGACAAGCTTAAGCGGGAGGGGTGGTGGACATATCCCAAGAACGAGGTATTTGCAGGTTGCTCCTCTACCATCCCACTATTGGATACTGATGGCATGCAGAAAAGCCAGGGCTACGTTGTTTCGTTTGCGGGAGTTGAGTACTCACTTCGGTCTTTCCACAAGCTGAGAAGCACAGTAAGCATTGATTTTCTTGTACCTTCAATGGCTATTGACTGATCAAAACTAGCCACTCAAGGTTTATAATGAGACAATCAGCCTACCCCCTAAACAAAACCAACCTGGGTCCGCGGAAAAGGAGCATCGAATGGCGCTGTTATTGAAGTTAGCGCAACTTCAGCAAATTGAGaataaggaggagaaggaggcggagCTGAAAAGGCTGGCAGAAGAGTATCCCGAGATACACGATCTTCGTTCGAAGTCTCAGTGAGGGGGCTCTACGATCGATGTCTGTTCCTATCGCAATCTGATTCTGGCCTATTGCTGTATACAGTTCACTTGCGCAAAGACGTGAATCTTTGCTTTAACGTATCCGCATAAACCTTACCAAGGTCTTTTGTAATTCCAAAATTTCATACTTTTACTGGATGCTGGGAGCTCCCCGAGACCCAGAGATACCTCCTCAATATAGCAGCGTTGGGACTGTGAGCAGTGATACGATTATGCTCTTTAGGTTCCCTTTAGGGTCTAAGACCATTGCTTCCCTTTTGCACCAGGCGCAAGAACAGGCTAAAGCCACCTGTGTATGCGACCCCATATAGAGGATTATGTGGTAGGGATGTGTCAAGTCTAGTAGGGAAATCATCACAACAG of Aspergillus luchuensis IFO 4308 DNA, chromosome 7, nearly complete sequence contains these proteins:
- a CDS encoding uncharacterized protein (COG:S;~EggNog:ENOG410PV45) translates to MTAALYAKVGDLSLLTLPDKIKYKYTLLKITKGEVQFWADEVGDAIPMKCRSQSKAEEAEDEQLQSAGAVSPGEMAMVKHFLSTVCPQETYHKLEIDQFYEQKKQIRHKEQIHKDDPNTEEAKMALSCLRLLAEEVDQQSDLVSYARSNLVEHLSAVNLSLVQVDYKTTFGPYLVSLFSIDSSIDTLLNNNGLSGPSPDERRRVCQLLFNDASMDIILQWLNDEAVILNVNDEARGWITGPVRTEGRRALLMPAAMRMARHLVHEQHFVPFIKHASEFLPGFLDKVSCLFSSS
- a CDS encoding uncharacterized protein (COG:S;~EggNog:ENOG410PU1J), with the protein product MSGQSKEYADIMGRETSFGTFLFIPQWFSTLRLGSVGYFDRTGEWNEITNLLEKGQAEKDGFKPFSHDLKLRDVRETHWQAGSAETETGRSSRLTTEASGAIAAAPVEASVQVKTNSSTTGSAALITSSVVRNYRFQGDFKGPVKDWVENNAKALVERRSDIETQGLWAVMGAWVTDECAIKMTSGKNQEIDVSFDLGATGIGKLGAGAGAFDKLKREGWWTYPKNEKSQGYVVSFAGVEYSLRSFHKLRSTPLKVYNETISLPPKQNQPGSAEKEHRMALLLKLAQLQQIENKEEKEAELKRLAEEYPEIHDLRSKSQ